A stretch of Dyella sp. BiH032 DNA encodes these proteins:
- a CDS encoding FUSC family protein: MRQAAICAAVTWVVQYYQTPEAALTAYVVFFLNASDRATSVVTNIALTLVLTLVIALVVIVAMLVIDDPMVRVASMATISFGLLFLASASRLSPIAATLALIVGYALGLLGDVPGGETATRALLYAWLFVGIPAGVSLVVNLLAAPSPRRLIERELAARLRLCAAMLRCPDAGTRARFAAALAQLPGKPPAWVKMAALERTSPAAVVRALDWACTSSITLMLCVDVLCRRGESFPPARAAAVARTLDDMASIFGEGGYPLDVVPPPGDGPSPAQAAAWDELDAVIARFAEPAACPPAERAPPRRGGFFRPDACSNPTHVRYALKTTAAAMACYVLYQLLDWPGIHTCFLTCYIVALPTAAETVEKLALRIAGCLAGAAAGIAAMVFVLPLTTSVEGLIAIVFAGAFASAWIAGGGPKIAYAGFQVAFAFFLCVMQGAAPAFDLTVARDRVIGIVLGNLVTYLVFTRVWPVSVAARIDPAIAALLRQLSQMTIAASAAGGRRAAAMVLAAGASLARDLDLARYEPPQLRPSAHWLRQRRALVRQARAAVGPLLIAAERGPRPGVPFARRLDRMARAMGGGAYEAAPEAVRVEDAAWSAGDQALCAIEQRIPRNGKMDEKRTDEAG, from the coding sequence TTGCGGCAAGCCGCGATCTGCGCGGCGGTCACCTGGGTCGTGCAGTATTACCAGACGCCGGAGGCCGCGCTCACCGCTTACGTCGTGTTCTTTCTGAACGCGAGCGACCGCGCTACCAGCGTGGTGACGAACATCGCGCTGACGCTGGTACTGACCCTGGTCATCGCACTGGTGGTGATCGTGGCGATGCTGGTGATCGACGATCCCATGGTGCGGGTAGCGAGCATGGCGACGATTTCGTTCGGCTTGCTGTTCCTCGCCTCGGCCAGCCGACTCAGCCCCATCGCTGCCACCCTCGCGCTCATCGTCGGCTATGCGCTCGGCCTGCTGGGCGACGTGCCCGGGGGTGAAACGGCGACGCGCGCGCTGCTCTATGCATGGCTGTTCGTCGGTATCCCCGCCGGGGTGTCGTTGGTGGTCAACCTGCTGGCCGCGCCATCGCCGCGCCGCTTGATCGAGCGCGAACTGGCCGCGCGGCTGCGCCTGTGCGCGGCAATGCTGCGCTGCCCCGATGCTGGTACGCGCGCACGTTTCGCCGCCGCGCTGGCTCAACTTCCTGGCAAGCCGCCGGCCTGGGTGAAGATGGCCGCGCTCGAACGAACGTCGCCGGCCGCCGTCGTACGCGCGCTCGACTGGGCGTGTACGTCGAGCATCACGCTCATGCTGTGCGTGGACGTGCTGTGCCGCCGCGGCGAATCCTTTCCGCCAGCACGCGCTGCCGCAGTCGCACGCACGCTCGACGACATGGCGAGCATCTTCGGCGAAGGCGGTTACCCGTTGGACGTCGTGCCGCCTCCCGGCGATGGGCCGTCGCCTGCCCAGGCAGCAGCCTGGGACGAACTCGATGCCGTGATCGCAAGGTTCGCGGAGCCGGCGGCATGCCCTCCCGCCGAACGTGCGCCGCCGCGTCGCGGCGGCTTCTTTCGGCCCGATGCATGCTCCAACCCCACACACGTCCGGTACGCCCTCAAGACCACCGCGGCCGCCATGGCCTGTTATGTGCTCTATCAGCTGCTGGACTGGCCGGGCATCCATACCTGCTTTCTCACCTGCTACATCGTGGCGCTGCCCACCGCGGCCGAAACCGTGGAGAAGCTGGCCTTGCGTATCGCCGGCTGCCTTGCCGGCGCCGCCGCCGGTATCGCCGCCATGGTGTTCGTGCTGCCGTTGACGACCTCGGTCGAAGGGCTGATAGCCATCGTCTTCGCCGGAGCGTTCGCTTCCGCGTGGATCGCCGGTGGCGGGCCGAAGATCGCCTATGCCGGCTTCCAGGTGGCCTTCGCTTTCTTTCTTTGCGTGATGCAGGGTGCCGCGCCGGCATTCGACCTTACGGTCGCGCGCGATCGCGTGATCGGCATCGTGCTGGGCAACCTCGTGACCTATCTGGTGTTCACTCGCGTGTGGCCGGTCAGCGTGGCCGCGCGCATCGATCCGGCCATCGCTGCGCTGCTGCGCCAACTGAGCCAGATGACCATCGCCGCCTCAGCGGCGGGAGGCCGCCGTGCCGCTGCCATGGTCCTCGCAGCCGGCGCGTCGCTTGCCCGCGACTTGGATCTGGCGCGATACGAACCGCCTCAACTGCGCCCTTCGGCACATTGGCTGCGGCAACGGCGGGCTCTGGTCCGGCAGGCGCGGGCAGCGGTCGGACCGCTGCTGATCGCCGCCGAGCGAGGCCCCCGCCCAGGCGTGCCGTTCGCCCGGCGCCTGGACCGGATGGCACGCGCGATGGGCGGCGGCGCTTATGAGGCAGCGCCGGAAGCGGTACGCGTCGAGGATGCCGCCTGGTCTGCCGGTGACCAGGCGCTGTGCGCGATCGAACAGCGCATCCCGCGCAACGGGAAGATGGATGAGAAGCGCACCGATGAAGCGGGTTGA
- a CDS encoding nuclear transport factor 2 family protein: MNPQRFRTRLAGILIILATGVQAFPADIPRPSPATQQDPAAQEGMKQAIQHYFRGQATGDASHMRQAFLPSAHIESVRDGKFTSLSLDEFCALFKGKVAADEASRVRSIDFVDASGNAGTARVTLNYGALVITDYFLLLKVGDEWRIANKISYFDRKVVERAG, from the coding sequence ATGAACCCGCAACGATTCCGCACCCGGCTCGCAGGCATCCTCATCATCTTGGCGACCGGTGTCCAGGCATTCCCCGCCGATATACCCAGGCCAAGTCCCGCGACGCAGCAGGACCCCGCCGCGCAGGAAGGCATGAAGCAGGCGATCCAGCATTATTTTCGCGGACAGGCGACGGGCGACGCATCGCACATGCGCCAAGCCTTCTTACCGAGTGCGCACATCGAGAGCGTACGCGACGGCAAGTTCACCTCGCTATCGCTGGATGAGTTCTGTGCGCTCTTCAAAGGCAAGGTCGCGGCGGATGAGGCTTCGCGCGTGCGGAGCATCGACTTCGTGGATGCCTCGGGCAATGCGGGCACGGCACGGGTGACGCTCAACTATGGCGCCTTGGTGATCACCGATTACTTCCTGTTGCTCAAGGTGGGCGACGAGTGGCGAATCGCCAACAAGATTTCTTACTTCGACCGGAAGGTGGTGGAGCGGGCAGGTTGA
- a CDS encoding histidine kinase yields MTPDPIATRQAAPPAALGEPPPERSTHALFWWLQTGGWGGVFLVNYFSALANGKPAEYWTVLLAVAMAGFFGTLGLRYLLRACGDRPPARVAWLMIVPVLLIAAAMGLTYKLVTDLEWCRQCLPFTRFGFFTYVISQLYVVGGWASLYLVMTTWRKLRMQTEAALAATAMAHQAQLKMLRYQLNPHFLFNTLNAISTLVLDRDNATANRMVQGLSAFLRHSLDADPMQRVTLKQELDAIGLYLEIEKTRFAERLRVHVHVDPACWSALLPSLLLQPLVENAIKYAVAKRVEGGTIGLHATREGDRLKLAVIDDGPGWPALEGQGVPPDSAPRGNRVGLANTRDRLRVLYGAQQSFELRNRDEGGLAVTMTLPFEAVGASRE; encoded by the coding sequence ATGACGCCTGACCCCATTGCCACCCGCCAAGCGGCGCCGCCTGCCGCGCTCGGCGAGCCGCCGCCGGAGCGGTCGACCCACGCGCTGTTCTGGTGGCTGCAGACGGGCGGCTGGGGCGGCGTGTTCCTGGTCAACTACTTTTCCGCACTCGCCAACGGCAAGCCGGCCGAGTACTGGACCGTGCTGCTCGCGGTGGCCATGGCCGGTTTTTTCGGCACGCTGGGCTTGCGCTATCTGCTGCGCGCCTGCGGCGACCGGCCGCCAGCGCGGGTGGCGTGGCTGATGATCGTGCCGGTGCTGCTGATCGCCGCGGCGATGGGGCTCACCTACAAGCTGGTGACCGACCTGGAATGGTGCCGCCAGTGCCTGCCCTTCACGCGCTTCGGCTTCTTCACCTACGTGATCAGCCAGCTCTACGTGGTGGGCGGCTGGGCCAGTCTCTATCTGGTGATGACCACCTGGCGGAAACTGCGCATGCAGACCGAGGCGGCACTGGCGGCCACTGCCATGGCGCATCAGGCGCAGCTGAAGATGCTGCGCTATCAACTGAACCCGCACTTCCTGTTCAACACCCTCAACGCGATCTCTACCTTGGTGCTGGACCGCGACAACGCCACCGCCAACCGGATGGTGCAGGGGTTGAGCGCCTTCCTTCGCCATTCGCTCGACGCGGACCCCATGCAGCGGGTGACGTTGAAGCAGGAGCTGGATGCGATCGGCCTGTATCTGGAGATCGAAAAGACCCGTTTCGCCGAACGCCTGCGGGTGCATGTGCACGTCGATCCCGCCTGCTGGTCGGCATTGCTGCCAAGCCTGCTGCTGCAGCCGTTGGTGGAGAACGCCATCAAGTACGCGGTGGCGAAGCGTGTGGAGGGCGGCACGATCGGCCTGCATGCCACGCGCGAGGGTGACCGCCTGAAACTGGCGGTGATCGACGATGGCCCCGGTTGGCCGGCGCTCGAAGGGCAAGGCGTGCCGCCGGACAGCGCGCCGCGCGGCAACCGGGTCGGCCTGGCCAATACGCGCGACCGATTGCGTGTGCTCTATGGGGCGCAGCAGAGCTTCGAGCTGCGCAACCGCGACGAGGGCGGCTTGGCGGTGACGATGACCTTGCCTTTCGAAGCCGTCGGAGCTTCACGCGAATGA
- the mdtN gene encoding multidrug transporter subunit MdtN has protein sequence MTMRKGGVRRHGRLGRGIVAVVVLAAIAMAISMGYRRARLPATDDATIDADIVHVAAAVGGRIVDIPVAENDQVAQGQLLFQIDPEPYRLAVAQAQAELELAQATLETQRRVLSTQRSAADIAREQTRRAATHLQLADRTVERMRPLTASGYLPVQQFDQAQTTRHDAATSLSQAQEQQAAAERAIDTEAGALAAVHARQAALAIAQRALADTTVRAPRAGRVVGLTVTPGEMVLPSQSLFTLVVTDEWFAVANFREYDLDAIQVGDCATVYSMIDRSRPIRAVVQGLGAGVLDQERINLPRGVPYVERSVNWVRVAQRFPVRVALHDPPASLMRLGASAVVEVKRGAACR, from the coding sequence ATGACGATGCGCAAGGGTGGCGTGCGGCGGCATGGCCGTCTGGGGCGCGGCATCGTGGCCGTAGTGGTGCTGGCCGCCATCGCGATGGCGATATCGATGGGTTACCGCCGGGCGCGGCTGCCTGCAACGGACGACGCCACCATCGACGCCGACATCGTCCATGTCGCGGCGGCCGTCGGCGGACGCATCGTGGACATTCCGGTCGCTGAGAACGACCAGGTGGCGCAGGGGCAACTGCTGTTCCAGATCGACCCAGAGCCCTACCGCTTGGCCGTGGCCCAGGCACAGGCCGAACTGGAATTGGCGCAGGCCACGCTGGAAACGCAGCGGCGGGTACTGTCCACACAACGCTCCGCCGCCGACATTGCGCGCGAGCAGACGCGCCGCGCAGCCACCCATCTCCAGTTGGCGGATCGCACAGTGGAGCGCATGCGCCCCCTGACCGCCAGCGGCTACCTGCCGGTGCAGCAGTTCGATCAGGCGCAGACCACCCGTCACGATGCCGCCACATCGCTGTCGCAGGCGCAGGAGCAGCAGGCCGCCGCCGAACGTGCGATCGATACCGAGGCCGGCGCCCTGGCGGCGGTCCACGCGCGGCAGGCGGCGCTGGCCATCGCGCAACGGGCCTTGGCGGATACCACCGTACGCGCGCCGCGCGCCGGGCGGGTCGTCGGACTCACCGTGACGCCCGGCGAGATGGTGCTTCCTTCACAATCGCTGTTCACCCTCGTGGTGACCGACGAATGGTTCGCCGTGGCTAATTTCCGCGAGTACGACCTGGACGCCATCCAGGTGGGCGATTGCGCCACGGTCTATTCGATGATCGATCGCTCCCGGCCGATTCGCGCGGTCGTGCAGGGGCTTGGCGCCGGGGTGCTGGACCAGGAGCGGATCAACCTTCCACGCGGGGTTCCCTACGTCGAGCGGTCGGTCAACTGGGTGCGCGTGGCGCAACGCTTTCCTGTACGCGTGGCGCTCCACGATCCGCCCGCATCGTTGATGCGCCTGGGCGCCAGCGCGGTGGTGGAGGTGAAGCGTGGCGCGGCTTGCCGATAA
- a CDS encoding MFS transporter → MSVPHSPLATNDRIRRAFAIAWVAALAFYFLEYAVRSAPAVMIPELADTFHVSALGVSGILGTYYYTYSVTSLVAGWLLDRLGAKYVVPAGMAVLGAGCLLFVMPWAVVGDLARMLQGAGSAFAFTGAVYLASHAFSAGRLATAIGVTQCLGMLGGTAGQMAVGPLIHGWISVSAFWFGSGLVVLLVGLVLLMITPAEASPTAPRGHGALSTYKTVFANPQSYLCGAIAGLLFAPTTIGDMIWGVRFLQADRAFSYGSAVLAVSMVPLGWVFGCPLLGWLTDRLGRRKPVLAGGALVMLASCLQLVFAPGAATAWATLLLFGVGSGAAMIPYTVIKEANPDEVKGSATGAINFLTFGVTAAIGPMFARRHGAGLGDGVADAAAHFREAGLFWAGAIAAALLLTALLKETGAHARR, encoded by the coding sequence ATGTCCGTTCCCCATAGTCCGCTGGCCACGAACGACCGGATCCGCCGCGCGTTCGCCATCGCCTGGGTCGCCGCGCTGGCCTTCTACTTTCTCGAATACGCGGTGCGTTCGGCACCGGCGGTAATGATCCCGGAGCTCGCCGACACGTTCCACGTATCCGCACTCGGCGTAAGCGGCATTCTCGGCACCTACTACTACACCTACTCGGTGACGAGCCTGGTGGCCGGCTGGCTGCTCGACCGGCTGGGCGCGAAGTACGTGGTGCCGGCGGGCATGGCGGTACTGGGTGCCGGTTGCCTGTTGTTCGTGATGCCCTGGGCCGTGGTGGGCGACCTGGCGCGCATGCTGCAAGGCGCCGGCTCGGCCTTCGCCTTCACCGGCGCGGTCTACCTCGCCTCGCATGCGTTTTCCGCAGGAAGGCTGGCCACGGCGATCGGCGTGACGCAATGTCTGGGGATGCTTGGCGGCACCGCCGGCCAGATGGCCGTGGGGCCGCTCATCCATGGCTGGATATCGGTTTCCGCCTTTTGGTTCGGATCAGGGCTGGTGGTGCTGCTGGTCGGTCTCGTCCTGCTCATGATCACCCCTGCGGAAGCTTCGCCGACGGCCCCTCGCGGCCACGGCGCGTTGAGCACATACAAGACCGTGTTCGCCAATCCGCAGTCGTACCTTTGCGGCGCCATTGCAGGCCTGCTGTTCGCGCCGACCACCATCGGCGACATGATCTGGGGCGTGCGGTTCTTGCAGGCCGACCGCGCCTTCTCGTATGGCAGCGCCGTACTGGCTGTGTCGATGGTGCCGCTGGGCTGGGTGTTCGGCTGTCCGTTGCTCGGCTGGCTGACCGATCGCCTGGGAAGACGCAAGCCGGTCCTGGCCGGCGGCGCGCTGGTGATGCTCGCCAGCTGTCTGCAGCTGGTATTCGCGCCCGGGGCGGCAACTGCTTGGGCGACGCTGCTGTTGTTCGGCGTGGGCTCGGGCGCGGCGATGATTCCGTACACGGTCATCAAGGAAGCCAATCCGGACGAGGTCAAGGGCAGCGCAACCGGCGCGATCAATTTCCTTACCTTCGGCGTGACTGCGGCGATCGGGCCGATGTTCGCGCGGCGGCACGGCGCCGGCCTGGGCGATGGGGTGGCGGATGCGGCAGCGCATTTCCGCGAAGCGGGCCTGTTCTGGGCCGGTGCCATCGCGGCGGCACTGCTGCTGACCGCCTTGCTCAAGGAGACCGGCGCACATGCGCGGCGCTGA
- a CDS encoding type II CAAX endopeptidase family protein yields the protein MTTASKGMRQRPAWYVWVYFALVALLAFGGTFLSMVLTSRDTDPSLTWLLKCVLVMLFVVMLTTFYLRRDRLSWSRYGVSAQPRVLAYALAGFAGGLLLALGWAGIVRYWAPFHWQANPTLRWDVLISGTVASLTIGVAEEVGYRSYGMERLYQAYGAAAAVVLPTLIFVAAHLAGGMAWLPGLLVVGSGGLLYACLMLATRSLPFVAAFHIANNLAQDALLRTSEGSLWQPVFRDPAQAPSNGLPIWLSMAALNLAVAAYAWRHRARFRLPFLPPSD from the coding sequence ATGACGACAGCCTCAAAGGGAATGCGGCAGCGCCCCGCCTGGTATGTCTGGGTCTACTTTGCACTCGTGGCGCTGCTCGCATTTGGCGGCACCTTCCTGTCCATGGTGCTGACGAGCCGTGACACGGATCCAAGCCTTACCTGGCTGCTCAAGTGCGTGCTGGTGATGCTGTTCGTCGTGATGCTTACCACTTTCTACCTCCGCCGCGATCGCCTCTCCTGGTCACGTTATGGGGTATCCGCCCAACCGCGAGTGTTGGCGTACGCATTGGCGGGCTTTGCGGGCGGGCTACTGCTGGCCTTGGGCTGGGCGGGCATCGTCAGGTACTGGGCGCCTTTTCATTGGCAAGCGAATCCCACGTTGCGCTGGGACGTATTGATATCGGGAACCGTGGCCTCATTGACCATCGGCGTCGCGGAAGAAGTGGGTTATCGCAGCTACGGCATGGAGCGGCTTTACCAGGCTTATGGCGCTGCAGCGGCGGTAGTACTACCTACGCTCATCTTTGTAGCGGCGCATCTTGCCGGCGGCATGGCTTGGCTTCCCGGCTTGCTGGTGGTCGGTTCCGGTGGACTGCTCTATGCCTGTTTGATGTTGGCCACCCGAAGCCTGCCCTTCGTCGCCGCGTTTCATATCGCCAACAACCTGGCTCAGGACGCGCTGCTGCGCACGAGCGAAGGTTCGCTTTGGCAACCGGTATTCAGAGACCCGGCGCAAGCCCCTTCGAATGGTTTGCCCATCTGGTTATCCATGGCGGCACTGAACCTGGCAGTGGCAGCCTATGCGTGGCGACACCGCGCGCGATTCCGCCTGCCATTTCTACCCCCGAGCGACTAA
- a CDS encoding LytTR family DNA-binding domain-containing protein yields the protein MSTPRTRPIRTLLADDEPLARRGLELRLAGEPDIHIVGQVGDGAATVRAVTEHAPDLLFLDVQMPGLDGFATLRAIPAQQMPLVVFVTAYDQYALHAFEANAVDYLLKPVDDSRLHQALFRVRETLDRREASAHRAKLLGLLGALSGRPALSLDEALRAEGARALHDPDAPLAIRDGARTLRLPPASIRWVDAAGDYLCIHTDHDTHVLRATLRQLEKRLEPTHFPRIHRSTMVNAARVVALRPHLNGEYFLTLDCGQELKLSRSYRDRLALFK from the coding sequence ATGAGTACGCCGAGGACCAGACCGATCCGCACGCTGCTCGCCGACGACGAGCCCCTGGCCCGCCGTGGGCTGGAGCTGCGCCTGGCCGGCGAACCGGATATCCACATCGTCGGCCAGGTTGGCGATGGCGCGGCGACGGTGCGCGCGGTGACGGAACACGCGCCGGATCTGTTGTTCCTCGACGTGCAGATGCCCGGACTCGACGGTTTCGCGACCCTGCGCGCGATTCCGGCACAGCAAATGCCGCTGGTGGTTTTCGTCACCGCATACGACCAATACGCGCTTCACGCCTTCGAAGCCAACGCGGTGGACTACTTGCTGAAGCCCGTGGATGACAGCCGCCTGCACCAGGCCCTGTTCCGGGTGCGGGAAACGCTGGATCGCCGGGAGGCCAGCGCGCATCGCGCCAAGCTGCTCGGCTTGCTCGGCGCGCTGAGCGGACGTCCGGCGCTAAGCCTGGACGAAGCGCTGAGGGCCGAAGGCGCACGGGCGTTGCACGATCCGGATGCGCCGTTGGCCATCCGCGATGGCGCACGCACGCTGCGTCTGCCGCCCGCGAGCATTCGCTGGGTGGATGCCGCCGGCGATTACCTCTGCATCCATACCGACCACGACACCCACGTATTGCGCGCCACCTTGAGGCAGCTGGAAAAACGCCTGGAACCGACGCACTTCCCGCGCATCCACCGATCGACAATGGTCAACGCGGCGCGGGTGGTCGCGCTGCGGCCGCATCTCAACGGCGAATATTTCCTGACGCTGGACTGCGGGCAGGAGCTGAAATTGTCGCGCAGCTATCGTGACCGGCTTGCGCTGTTCAAATGA
- a CDS encoding TolC family protein: MKRVERILTALATLALSACATSGLEMAPPAPDRPWSPKVSAGGEIVAGTPDTQDSSRYVLPANRALATRPPAVTDQAKVYTLPTLIDLAESTQPTTRIAWNEARRAALAAGIAESAYLPQITASALAGRQNSHGHATADGIGIGSRGSASGTLSALSVQWLLFDFGERTAVVDAAKQASAISNIAFTAAHQQIIHAVSAAFYAHAAARGRQRTSLQSVQNARQVEDAAQARYRQGLGTVVELAQARQATAAAELAQVNADGSERDAYLALMNAVGLPPLDEIHLADVSARPLPSELRDSLDDRIASALSRRPDVLSAYAATKASAAKIRAARAEFMPKVFLSAVGAYGRGDLSVNTLPSAGPQPPAVNTSGHRFNSSVFLGVSVPLYDGGTRSAMLARARAEADSADVTLNKVRDEAVRQVVAAENALRTALAAHDAAGKLVQAAQTTFDAALAAYRKGLGSITEVSLAENQLLLARNALGDAHSAALTAAATLALATGELGGPPP, encoded by the coding sequence ATGAAGCGGGTTGAACGAATACTGACGGCCCTGGCGACCCTGGCCCTGTCGGCCTGCGCCACCTCCGGCCTGGAGATGGCACCGCCGGCGCCCGATCGCCCCTGGTCGCCCAAGGTCAGCGCCGGGGGCGAGATCGTGGCGGGCACGCCGGACACCCAGGACAGCTCCCGCTACGTACTGCCGGCTAACCGCGCCCTCGCCACGAGGCCGCCGGCCGTTACCGATCAAGCCAAGGTCTACACCCTGCCGACTTTGATCGACCTGGCCGAATCGACTCAGCCCACCACGCGCATCGCCTGGAACGAAGCGCGCCGTGCCGCGCTGGCCGCAGGCATCGCGGAGAGCGCCTACCTGCCGCAGATCACGGCCAGCGCCCTGGCTGGACGGCAGAACAGCCACGGCCACGCGACCGCCGATGGTATCGGTATCGGCAGCCGCGGCTCGGCAAGCGGCACGCTGTCGGCACTTTCCGTGCAGTGGCTGTTGTTCGATTTCGGCGAGCGCACGGCGGTGGTCGATGCGGCGAAGCAGGCTTCGGCGATATCCAACATCGCTTTCACTGCCGCGCATCAGCAGATCATCCACGCCGTCAGCGCAGCCTTCTACGCGCATGCCGCCGCGCGCGGGCGCCAGCGCACGTCGCTGCAATCGGTGCAGAACGCACGCCAGGTGGAAGACGCGGCTCAGGCCCGCTACCGGCAAGGCCTCGGCACGGTAGTGGAACTGGCCCAGGCACGCCAGGCCACCGCGGCCGCCGAGCTGGCGCAGGTGAACGCCGATGGCAGCGAACGCGATGCGTATCTCGCGCTGATGAACGCGGTAGGCCTGCCGCCGCTGGACGAGATTCATCTCGCCGATGTCTCGGCGCGCCCTCTTCCATCGGAGCTACGCGATTCTTTGGATGACAGGATCGCAAGCGCACTATCGCGAAGGCCGGACGTACTGAGCGCCTACGCTGCCACCAAGGCCAGCGCGGCGAAGATACGTGCGGCGCGCGCCGAGTTCATGCCCAAGGTCTTCCTGTCCGCCGTGGGCGCCTATGGCCGCGGCGATCTGAGCGTGAACACCTTGCCGTCGGCAGGGCCGCAGCCGCCGGCGGTGAATACGAGCGGCCACCGCTTCAACAGCAGCGTGTTCCTTGGCGTGTCGGTCCCCCTGTACGACGGCGGCACGCGTTCGGCCATGCTGGCCCGCGCCCGCGCGGAAGCCGACAGCGCCGACGTGACGCTGAACAAAGTGCGCGACGAAGCCGTGCGCCAGGTGGTCGCCGCAGAGAATGCGCTACGCACCGCGCTGGCGGCCCACGACGCCGCCGGGAAACTGGTCCAAGCGGCACAGACCACGTTCGATGCGGCCCTTGCGGCTTATCGCAAAGGGCTGGGTTCCATCACCGAGGTGTCATTGGCGGAGAACCAGCTGTTGCTGGCCCGCAACGCGCTTGGCGACGCCCACAGCGCCGCGCTGACCGCTGCCGCCACCCTGGCACTGGCGACCGGCGAACTGGGCGGCCCTCCGCCATAG
- a CDS encoding PQQ-dependent sugar dehydrogenase, whose protein sequence is MLFALMLAASVATAKVDAVPVATGLKRPWSMAFLPQGDFLVSEKEGGLVRIGPDGTKHPIAGMPDDLENAAQGRGDNAGLFDVVLHPDFTSNRRLYFAYTARGAGGTTTRLATARLLDDRLADVRPLFDATPYSDERFHYGGGLLIDRQRRLYFTVGERHFRESSNPPLPVSQDPTDTRGKVYRFTLDGKPAPGNPGFGAGAVPGLYALGIRNAQGLAQGADGRIWMSDHGPTRGDEINLLKPGANYGWPVRTAGRHRDANYLPQTLPGAVYTAPAWTWTDRTIAPAGLVVYRGSQFPAWRGDLLLAGLGTGSLLRLDVQGDRVVGEEELLSGVRLRNVKQAPDGTLYVLTDESEGRLLRLERRP, encoded by the coding sequence ATGCTGTTCGCACTGATGCTGGCCGCAAGCGTGGCCACGGCCAAGGTGGATGCGGTGCCTGTGGCCACGGGGCTCAAGCGCCCCTGGTCGATGGCCTTCCTGCCGCAAGGGGATTTCCTGGTCAGCGAGAAGGAAGGCGGCCTGGTGCGCATCGGGCCGGATGGCACGAAGCACCCCATCGCCGGCATGCCCGATGACCTGGAGAACGCCGCACAGGGACGCGGCGACAACGCCGGCCTGTTCGACGTGGTGCTGCATCCGGATTTCACGAGCAACCGGCGCCTCTACTTCGCCTATACCGCGCGCGGCGCCGGCGGCACCACCACACGGCTAGCCACCGCGCGCCTGCTCGACGACCGCCTCGCCGACGTGCGCCCCTTGTTCGATGCCACGCCCTATTCGGACGAACGCTTCCACTACGGCGGCGGACTGCTGATCGACCGACAGCGCCGTCTCTACTTCACTGTCGGCGAGCGGCACTTCCGCGAAAGCAGCAACCCGCCGTTGCCGGTCTCGCAGGACCCCACCGACACGCGCGGCAAGGTCTACCGCTTCACCCTGGACGGCAAACCCGCGCCCGGCAATCCCGGCTTCGGCGCGGGCGCCGTGCCTGGGCTCTACGCCCTCGGCATCCGCAACGCGCAAGGCCTGGCGCAGGGCGCGGACGGGCGCATCTGGATGTCCGATCACGGCCCGACGCGCGGCGACGAGATCAACCTGCTGAAGCCGGGCGCCAACTACGGTTGGCCCGTGCGCACCGCTGGCCGCCACCGCGATGCCAACTACCTGCCGCAAACGCTGCCCGGCGCGGTCTACACGGCGCCGGCCTGGACCTGGACGGACCGCACGATCGCGCCCGCCGGCCTGGTGGTCTATCGCGGTTCTCAGTTCCCCGCATGGCGTGGCGATCTGCTGCTCGCCGGGCTGGGCACCGGCAGCCTGCTACGGCTGGACGTGCAGGGCGACCGCGTGGTGGGTGAGGAGGAACTGCTCAGCGGTGTCCGCCTGCGCAACGTCAAGCAGGCACCGGACGGCACGCTCTACGTGCTCACCGACGAGTCGGAAGGCCGCCTGCTGCGGCTGGAGCGGCGGCCATGA